Proteins found in one Sporosarcina sp. FSL K6-3457 genomic segment:
- the coxB gene encoding cytochrome c oxidase subunit II has product MMKGLKKWRLFSLLAALTVFLAGCGQEELSTLLPAGQVGQDQFNLLMLTVIIMSLVILVVVLIYVIAIVRFRRSKQGEKHIPEQVEGSHTLELVWTIIPIILVIILAVPTVYYAYKFGDVAAMEAVDEDGNAENLVVDVTAKLYWWEFEYPSLGIVTAQELVVPMDEKVYFNLLAADVKHSFWIPAVGGKMDNNVENVNKFYLVFEKESKNLKDGVFYGKCAELCGPSHALMDFKVKTLPRAEFNQWVTAMQATDDRVADTATTQGEELFQQSCIGCHATSAVGETGAIGPNLASFGDRNRVAGFMDHNKEELVNWISDTQKYKPGNTMPSFGQQFSDQELDALAEYLMGLTVEK; this is encoded by the coding sequence ATGATGAAAGGACTCAAAAAGTGGCGTCTCTTTTCTCTATTGGCAGCTCTTACAGTGTTCCTGGCAGGGTGTGGTCAAGAAGAGCTATCTACGCTTCTTCCGGCTGGTCAGGTCGGACAGGATCAATTTAATTTACTGATGTTAACGGTAATAATCATGTCATTGGTAATCCTTGTAGTAGTACTCATCTACGTTATTGCAATTGTCCGTTTCAGACGATCAAAGCAAGGTGAAAAACATATTCCTGAACAAGTAGAGGGAAGCCATACATTGGAATTGGTTTGGACAATTATTCCGATTATTCTTGTCATAATTCTCGCAGTTCCAACCGTTTATTACGCATATAAATTTGGAGATGTGGCGGCAATGGAGGCTGTTGATGAGGACGGTAATGCAGAAAACCTAGTCGTCGATGTAACAGCGAAACTTTACTGGTGGGAGTTTGAATACCCAAGTTTAGGAATCGTTACTGCTCAAGAGCTAGTCGTACCAATGGACGAGAAAGTATACTTTAACCTACTTGCGGCAGATGTAAAACACTCGTTCTGGATTCCAGCAGTTGGAGGAAAGATGGATAATAACGTTGAGAACGTTAATAAGTTTTACCTCGTATTTGAAAAAGAGTCGAAAAACCTAAAAGATGGTGTGTTCTATGGTAAATGTGCGGAGCTTTGCGGCCCATCACATGCACTAATGGACTTTAAAGTGAAAACTTTACCACGTGCTGAATTCAATCAGTGGGTAACGGCTATGCAGGCGACAGATGATCGTGTTGCAGATACAGCTACTACACAGGGCGAAGAGCTATTCCAACAAAGCTGTATTGGATGTCACGCAACTTCTGCTGTCGGTGAAACTGGCGCAATTGGACCAAACTTAGCATCGTTTGGTGACCGTAATCGCGTCGCTGGCTTCATGGACCATAATAAAGAAGAATTAGTAAACTGGATTTCTGATACTCAGAAATATAAACCAGGTAATACGATGCCATCATTTGGGCAGCAATTTTCCGATCAAGAACTTGACGCTCTTGCGGAGTATTTGATGGGACTTACAGTTGAAAAATAA
- a CDS encoding cytochrome C oxidase subunit IV family protein encodes MADITVYKKSPAEFELGRKRAKNAMRNQIMMFALMIFMTLISFAMVTAYQSEVAGFSQYFVIPTLLLFAVVQIALQLFYFMHMNEKGHGIPQMFMFTGALLAFVFVLTFVSIVWW; translated from the coding sequence ATGGCGGACATTACAGTTTACAAAAAGTCACCAGCTGAATTTGAGTTAGGGCGCAAGCGTGCGAAAAATGCGATGCGTAATCAGATTATGATGTTTGCGCTCATGATTTTCATGACACTTATCTCATTTGCGATGGTTACAGCTTATCAATCTGAAGTTGCAGGGTTCTCGCAGTACTTTGTAATCCCAACGCTTCTATTATTTGCTGTCGTTCAAATTGCTTTACAATTATTTTACTTCATGCACATGAATGAAAAAGGACATGGTATTCCTCAAATGTTTATGTTTACAGGCGCGTTACTAGCATTTGTATTCGTTTTAACATTTGTCTCAATTGTATGGTGGTAA
- a CDS encoding YugN family protein: MYIEDTGIENMVVDLSVLDEIMLKHNLIRAGQWDYERATFDKKYVIKEGTYYLRVFTYTIDGDVDSRHADMILKKPVIGKHYYPHGVEYGEDEHFPASLVKDCVATLKAVHAELLPYNLKK; the protein is encoded by the coding sequence ATGTATATTGAAGATACAGGCATCGAAAATATGGTTGTCGACTTATCAGTACTTGATGAAATTATGCTAAAACACAACCTGATCCGTGCAGGTCAGTGGGACTATGAAAGAGCAACATTCGATAAGAAATATGTCATCAAAGAAGGTACATATTATTTGCGCGTCTTTACTTACACAATTGATGGCGACGTTGATTCACGTCATGCAGATATGATTCTTAAAAAACCAGTTATCGGTAAGCATTATTATCCACATGGCGTAGAATATGGTGAAGATGAACACTTCCCAGCAAGCCTTGTTAAAGACTGTGTTGCAACATTAAAAGCTGTACACGCTGAACTACTACCATACAACCTAAAAAAATAA
- the ytvI gene encoding sporulation integral membrane protein YtvI produces MTKWLTKRNFIITLSIVFMILIIIFIIPVSIPLILALLTAILIDPLVKLTEKKCKWNRKISVTSIFIFILTVTAFALYYIVTQLIGKIIKFIEAVPDYLNSLSGLWIDSQSKLFQYTSVLPDEVIKPIRKEFKDIFEAMRESILSLLSYEKVMVLMTEIPNFLISFTVFFIALFLFMLELPELKKMLFRHLTTSTAEKVRYMITNLNSVIFGFIKAQLLMSFIILAVTFVGLLLIIPKYAVMMSLVIWIIDIIPILGSIVILAPWSLYLFISGDIATATKLAILAVILLIVGRTVEPKIMGSQIGLSPLPTLISMFVGLKLMGFLGLFIGPLIIILFTTAREAGIIKMNFRI; encoded by the coding sequence TTGACAAAATGGCTCACAAAACGTAATTTTATCATCACACTAAGCATAGTCTTCATGATTTTAATTATCATCTTTATTATTCCTGTTTCAATCCCTCTCATTCTTGCACTTCTTACTGCAATACTAATCGACCCGCTCGTTAAACTCACAGAAAAAAAATGTAAATGGAATCGAAAAATATCTGTCACCTCCATTTTCATTTTTATCCTTACAGTTACCGCCTTTGCACTTTATTACATCGTTACCCAATTAATCGGCAAGATTATAAAGTTCATAGAAGCAGTACCTGATTATTTAAATTCATTGTCAGGTTTATGGATCGATAGTCAAAGTAAATTGTTTCAATACACTTCCGTATTACCCGATGAAGTCATCAAACCTATCCGAAAAGAATTCAAAGATATATTTGAAGCGATGCGTGAATCCATTCTAAGCTTACTAAGTTATGAGAAGGTTATGGTGCTGATGACTGAAATTCCAAACTTTCTCATCAGCTTCACTGTTTTTTTTATCGCTTTGTTCCTCTTTATGCTCGAATTACCTGAACTGAAAAAAATGTTATTTAGGCACTTGACGACGTCAACCGCAGAAAAAGTTCGCTATATGATTACAAACCTCAACTCCGTTATTTTCGGTTTCATAAAAGCCCAACTGTTGATGAGCTTTATTATCCTGGCGGTCACATTCGTTGGCCTTCTTTTAATCATACCTAAGTATGCAGTTATGATGTCTCTTGTAATTTGGATTATCGATATCATTCCTATACTCGGGTCCATTGTTATCCTGGCACCTTGGTCATTGTATCTATTCATAAGTGGAGATATTGCAACTGCTACGAAATTGGCGATTCTAGCTGTCATCCTACTCATCGTCGGCAGAACTGTCGAACCAAAAATAATGGGTTCCCAAATTGGGTTATCACCACTTCCAACACTAATTTCTATGTTCGTTGGATTGAAACTGATGGGCTTCCTTGGACTTTTCATCGGCCCACTTATCATTATCTTATTTACAACAGCACGTGAAGCTGGAATTATTAAAATGAATTTTAGAATCTAG
- the cyoE gene encoding heme o synthase has protein sequence MSNNRTISAPTEPTIGTTSVLKDFLALIKIGIVNSNMITTFTGLFLAFQFTGRNFLHNIDLLVFALGGSGLIIAGSAALNNLIDRDIDPIMSRTKSRPTVTGRFKASAVWTLAFTFIVVGEILLFAASPAAALWGLAGIFSYVVLYSMWSKRRYVSNTIVGSISGAIPPLIGWAAVEPSLSIGAWALFLIMFIWQPPHFYALAMRRTEEYRAVNIPMLPVVKGFARTKKSMLAWVIFLLPLPFLLTELGIGFLALATALNLGWLYLAVRGFKAKDDLKWASVMFVYSLNYMTILFVAMIIFSIFI, from the coding sequence ATGTCGAACAATCGAACAATTTCTGCACCTACTGAACCGACTATTGGAACGACATCAGTACTGAAGGATTTTTTAGCACTCATTAAAATCGGGATTGTCAATTCCAATATGATTACGACATTTACCGGTTTATTTTTGGCCTTTCAATTCACGGGTAGAAACTTTCTTCACAATATAGATTTACTCGTATTTGCGCTTGGGGGATCGGGATTGATTATTGCCGGTTCTGCCGCACTTAACAACTTGATTGACCGTGATATTGATCCAATCATGTCCAGAACAAAGTCTAGACCAACAGTTACTGGACGATTTAAGGCATCCGCTGTGTGGACACTTGCATTCACATTTATCGTTGTAGGTGAAATTTTGTTGTTTGCTGCATCGCCAGCAGCTGCTCTATGGGGGCTTGCAGGCATCTTTAGTTATGTTGTACTCTATTCGATGTGGTCGAAGCGGAGATACGTAAGTAACACCATTGTGGGGAGTATTTCAGGGGCAATCCCTCCTTTAATAGGATGGGCTGCTGTAGAACCATCATTGAGTATAGGTGCATGGGCGTTATTCCTAATTATGTTCATCTGGCAACCACCACATTTTTATGCACTTGCGATGCGGAGGACGGAAGAATACCGTGCGGTTAACATACCGATGCTACCTGTAGTGAAAGGCTTTGCAAGAACAAAGAAATCCATGCTGGCATGGGTGATATTTTTATTGCCATTACCGTTTCTTCTTACGGAGCTCGGGATTGGCTTTCTCGCGCTTGCAACCGCATTAAATCTGGGATGGCTTTATTTGGCGGTTAGAGGTTTCAAAGCGAAGGACGATTTGAAGTGGGCGTCTGTTATGTTTGTTTATTCGCTAAATTACATGACAATCCTATTTGTCGCGATGATTATTTTCTCCATATTCATCTAA
- a CDS encoding RNA-guided endonuclease InsQ/TnpB family protein, whose product MLAFDTNLYRTSVSTCGMIGCKNNQLREIGGMNMIRCLKTSFRANKETIDRLFQCNQVSGEVWNRCLELAKEHHLKTGKWITKSELQKSTKGIYPIHSQSVQAVCHKYLFARDSANKARKAGHATKYPYKQKKHFNTKWANNGFKVFGNGKIELSMGIFEGKRQAPLVVWTKEIRVGQIKEIELIFDRQLMLSIAYENGQTAKEHAFENRAAIDVGEVHTIAAVAENGENIILTGRKIRSIHRLRNKKLAELQRKMSKCTKGSKQWKKYNQAKKYVLSKSERQLQDGLHKTTKQFVEWCVENEVKEVAFGDVDGVQRNTSRRKKKKVRRRTTNQKLSNWSFGKVYTYLTYKLEVEGMTIEKHDESYTTQQCPCCAKRRKVSSRLYKCPCGYSNHRDIHGAANFFAKTFYGEIRELDFSLKHTKYLRIA is encoded by the coding sequence ATGCTTGCATTTGATACGAATTTATATAGAACATCCGTTTCAACCTGTGGTATGATTGGTTGTAAGAATAATCAGTTAAGGGAGATTGGAGGGATGAATATGATTCGTTGTCTTAAAACATCTTTTCGGGCGAATAAGGAAACGATTGACCGATTATTTCAGTGTAATCAAGTTTCTGGGGAAGTATGGAATCGCTGTTTGGAACTTGCGAAAGAACATCATCTAAAAACGGGAAAATGGATCACGAAAAGTGAATTACAAAAAAGTACAAAAGGGATCTATCCGATTCATTCCCAATCAGTACAAGCTGTTTGCCATAAATATTTATTTGCCCGAGATTCGGCAAATAAAGCCAGAAAAGCAGGTCATGCAACTAAATATCCCTATAAACAGAAGAAACACTTCAATACAAAATGGGCGAATAATGGTTTCAAGGTGTTTGGGAACGGTAAAATCGAATTATCGATGGGCATTTTTGAGGGTAAAAGGCAGGCTCCTCTTGTTGTTTGGACAAAAGAAATCCGAGTAGGTCAAATTAAAGAAATTGAATTGATTTTCGACCGTCAACTCATGCTATCGATTGCTTATGAAAACGGCCAAACAGCCAAAGAACATGCCTTTGAAAATCGTGCAGCTATCGATGTCGGCGAAGTACACACCATTGCGGCAGTGGCTGAGAATGGAGAAAATATCATCCTGACTGGTCGTAAAATTCGCTCGATTCATCGACTGCGCAATAAAAAACTTGCTGAACTACAACGGAAAATGAGCAAGTGTACAAAAGGTTCTAAGCAGTGGAAAAAGTATAACCAAGCAAAAAAATATGTGCTTTCCAAAAGTGAAAGACAGCTCCAAGATGGGCTTCATAAAACGACAAAACAATTTGTTGAGTGGTGCGTTGAAAATGAAGTGAAAGAAGTGGCATTTGGCGATGTAGACGGAGTGCAACGGAATACCTCTCGTCGAAAAAAGAAAAAGGTTCGGCGTCGAACGACGAACCAAAAACTATCGAATTGGTCTTTCGGTAAAGTATACACCTATTTGACGTACAAACTAGAAGTAGAAGGCATGACAATTGAGAAACATGATGAAAGTTATACGACACAACAATGTCCTTGTTGTGCGAAGAGACGTAAAGTGTCTTCGAGATTGTACAAATGCCCATGCGGTTACTCCAACCATCGTGACATTCATGGTGCAGCCAACTTCTTTGCTAAAACATTTTATGGGGAAATCAGAGAACTGGATTTCAGTTTGAAGCATACAAAGTATCTACGGATTGCCTAA
- the ctaD gene encoding cytochrome c oxidase subunit I, producing the protein MSSVAQKKGFGATLWDWMTTVDHKKIGILYLLGGGFFFVVGGIEALIIRIQLLEPNNDFISAGLFNQVITMHGTTMIFLAAMPILIGFMNVVMPLQIGARDVAFPFLNSLGFWMFFFGGVFLNVSWFFGQVPDAGWTSYASLSLASEGHGVDFYAIGLQIAGGGTLIGGINFLVTIINMRAPGMTYMRMPLFTWTTFVASAMILFAFPPLTVGLFFLTFDRMFGGNFFDHTMGGNTIIWEHIFWIFGHPEVYILILPAFGIFSEIFSIFSRKRLFGYSAMVFATVLIGFLGFMVWAHHMFTVGLGPTANAIFSVATMTIAIPTGVKIFNWLLTIWGGNIKVTTPMLYALGFIPSFVMGGVTGVMAGSAPLDYQIHDTYFIVAHFHYVIVGGVVLGILAAVHLWWPKMFGTMLSDKLGKIEFWFFFIGFHMTFLIQHWLGFWGMPRRVWTYMDGQGWNSANAISSLGALFMAIGVITLVVNIIITTKKNVRVGNDPWEDGRTLEWAISSPPPFYNFAQTPLVRGLDTYWIEKMEGNKSGITAAEPVADIHMPHGSIIPFFMSLGLFIAGFGAMFRTEYSWGLAVLIIGLVWTFIAMSLRSVKDDLGYHVKKEDILKDLKRKGGQN; encoded by the coding sequence TTGAGTTCAGTTGCTCAAAAGAAAGGCTTTGGCGCAACGCTGTGGGACTGGATGACGACGGTTGACCATAAGAAGATTGGTATCCTTTATCTCCTTGGTGGAGGATTCTTCTTCGTAGTCGGGGGTATTGAAGCCCTAATCATTCGTATCCAGCTTCTAGAGCCTAATAATGATTTCATCAGTGCAGGGCTTTTCAATCAGGTCATTACCATGCACGGAACAACGATGATATTCCTGGCAGCCATGCCAATATTAATTGGTTTTATGAACGTTGTCATGCCGCTCCAAATTGGAGCACGTGACGTAGCATTCCCATTCCTTAACTCATTAGGTTTTTGGATGTTCTTCTTCGGTGGAGTGTTCTTGAACGTTTCTTGGTTCTTCGGGCAGGTTCCTGATGCAGGTTGGACATCTTACGCTTCACTGTCTCTCGCATCTGAAGGACATGGCGTTGACTTCTATGCCATTGGTTTACAAATAGCCGGTGGTGGTACGTTAATTGGGGGGATTAACTTCCTCGTAACAATCATTAACATGCGTGCTCCAGGGATGACATACATGCGTATGCCACTCTTTACATGGACTACGTTTGTTGCATCAGCAATGATTTTATTTGCATTCCCACCACTTACGGTTGGACTATTCTTCCTAACATTCGATAGAATGTTTGGCGGTAACTTCTTTGACCATACGATGGGTGGTAATACAATTATTTGGGAGCATATCTTCTGGATATTTGGTCACCCTGAAGTATATATCTTAATTTTACCAGCTTTCGGTATTTTCTCGGAGATTTTCTCAATCTTCTCTAGAAAACGTCTATTTGGTTATTCGGCAATGGTATTTGCCACTGTTTTAATTGGTTTCCTTGGATTCATGGTTTGGGCTCACCATATGTTTACAGTTGGTCTTGGGCCAACAGCAAACGCAATCTTCTCGGTAGCTACAATGACCATTGCCATCCCTACAGGTGTGAAAATCTTTAACTGGTTGCTCACCATATGGGGGGGGAATATCAAGGTTACAACGCCTATGCTATATGCCCTTGGCTTCATCCCATCATTTGTAATGGGTGGAGTAACAGGTGTTATGGCTGGTTCAGCACCTCTTGACTATCAGATACATGATACGTACTTTATCGTAGCTCACTTCCACTACGTAATTGTTGGTGGGGTTGTTCTTGGGATTCTAGCTGCTGTTCATCTATGGTGGCCAAAAATGTTTGGAACAATGTTGAGTGATAAACTAGGTAAAATCGAGTTTTGGTTCTTCTTCATTGGGTTCCATATGACATTCCTCATTCAGCACTGGTTAGGATTCTGGGGAATGCCACGTCGTGTTTGGACATATATGGACGGTCAAGGCTGGAACTCAGCTAACGCGATCAGTTCTCTAGGTGCGCTATTCATGGCAATCGGTGTAATTACACTTGTTGTGAATATTATTATTACAACGAAGAAAAATGTGCGTGTTGGTAATGACCCATGGGAAGATGGACGTACGCTTGAGTGGGCGATTTCTTCACCACCGCCGTTCTATAACTTTGCTCAAACTCCATTGGTGCGTGGACTTGATACGTACTGGATTGAGAAAATGGAAGGCAATAAGTCGGGAATTACTGCGGCTGAGCCTGTTGCAGACATCCATATGCCACATGGTTCGATTATTCCATTCTTCATGAGCTTAGGACTATTCATTGCTGGATTTGGTGCAATGTTCCGTACTGAATATTCATGGGGGCTTGCAGTTCTTATCATTGGTTTAGTTTGGACATTCATCGCAATGTCACTTCGTTCTGTGAAGGATGATTTAGGTTACCATGTTAAGAAAGAAGATATTTTGAAGGATCTAAAACGTAAAGGGGGTCAAAACTAA
- a CDS encoding cytochrome c oxidase subunit 3: protein MDLNKKFTPETWPDHPEKATLEAKNKFVGFWLFLGGETILFATLFGTYLALKNKGPSGFEFSTQELFELPLVLVMTMLLLTSSLTSVYAMYHLKNYDFKKMQLWLAITALLGLGFLMLEVYEFVHYIGLGFTYDNSAFSSAFYTLVGTHGFHVAIGLVWITLLIFRNAKRGLNLYNAPKYYTFSLYWHFIDVVWVFIFTVVYLMGVIG, encoded by the coding sequence ATGGATTTAAACAAAAAATTCACCCCTGAGACGTGGCCAGACCATCCAGAAAAAGCAACGTTAGAGGCGAAAAATAAGTTTGTTGGTTTCTGGCTCTTCCTTGGTGGAGAGACAATTCTATTCGCTACACTTTTCGGAACCTATCTTGCACTGAAAAATAAAGGACCAAGCGGCTTTGAGTTTTCGACGCAAGAACTTTTTGAATTACCACTTGTATTGGTCATGACGATGCTTCTTCTTACATCTTCATTGACGAGTGTTTACGCGATGTATCATTTAAAGAACTATGATTTCAAGAAGATGCAACTTTGGCTTGCCATTACTGCACTACTTGGACTTGGTTTTCTAATGCTTGAAGTGTATGAGTTTGTGCATTATATTGGTCTTGGCTTTACTTATGATAATAGTGCATTCAGTTCTGCGTTCTATACGCTTGTCGGGACGCATGGTTTCCACGTAGCTATCGGGCTTGTGTGGATTACGCTACTAATTTTCCGTAACGCGAAACGCGGATTGAACTTGTATAATGCGCCTAAGTATTATACTTTCTCGCTGTACTGGCACTTTATCGACGTTGTTTGGGTATTCATCTTCACTGTAGTCTATTTGATGGGAGTGATAGGTTAA
- the serC gene encoding 3-phosphoserine/phosphohydroxythreonine transaminase codes for MTQTIQSVYNFNAGPSALPLAVLEKAQTELINFRGTGMSIMELSHRSKPYEDVHNQAIERLKKLYSIPENYEVLFLQGGASHQFSMIPMNFLQSGKKAGYIMTGVWAEKAFSEAKLFGEPYEVASTAADKHNRIPKLNELTFNDDDAYIHITTNNTIYGTQWKDLPDTGNVPLIADMSSDIMSKPVDVSKFGLIYAGAQKNLGPSGVTVVIIRKDLLEKGNPNIPTTLKYTTHADSNSLYHTPPTFGIYMLGEVLGWIEESGGVEAIAQRNEEKAKLIYDAIDNSNGFYQGHAQLESRSLMNITFRLADETLEKKFLAEAKDAGFVGLNGHRSVGGCRASTYNAVPLEACKALSEFMLQFQKNNQ; via the coding sequence TTGACGCAAACGATTCAATCCGTCTACAACTTTAACGCAGGCCCTTCAGCACTTCCTTTAGCCGTTCTGGAAAAAGCGCAAACGGAACTGATCAATTTCCGTGGTACCGGTATGTCTATCATGGAGCTGAGCCATCGTAGCAAGCCTTATGAAGATGTACATAATCAAGCAATTGAACGCCTAAAGAAACTCTATTCAATTCCAGAAAATTACGAGGTCCTGTTCCTACAAGGTGGGGCAAGCCATCAATTCTCAATGATTCCTATGAATTTTTTGCAGTCTGGAAAAAAAGCGGGCTATATTATGACGGGCGTTTGGGCAGAAAAAGCATTTTCTGAGGCTAAATTATTTGGTGAGCCCTACGAGGTTGCTAGTACAGCAGCCGACAAGCACAACCGAATCCCTAAGTTGAATGAACTAACATTTAACGATGATGACGCTTATATTCACATCACAACAAACAACACCATTTACGGTACCCAGTGGAAGGACCTTCCCGATACAGGAAACGTCCCGTTAATTGCCGATATGTCTAGTGATATCATGTCCAAGCCGGTAGATGTGAGCAAGTTTGGCCTTATTTACGCAGGTGCCCAAAAAAATCTGGGGCCTTCTGGTGTAACGGTCGTCATTATCCGTAAAGATTTGTTGGAAAAAGGGAATCCCAACATCCCAACAACATTGAAGTACACGACACATGCCGACAGCAACTCGCTGTACCATACTCCTCCTACTTTCGGGATCTATATGCTTGGTGAAGTACTGGGCTGGATTGAAGAATCTGGTGGGGTAGAAGCCATCGCACAACGTAATGAGGAAAAGGCGAAACTAATCTATGATGCTATCGATAACAGCAATGGTTTCTATCAGGGTCATGCGCAGTTGGAAAGCCGCTCTCTTATGAACATTACGTTCCGTCTAGCTGATGAGACATTAGAGAAAAAGTTTTTGGCAGAGGCAAAAGATGCTGGCTTTGTTGGTTTAAATGGTCACCGCTCCGTTGGCGGATGCCGGGCATCAACATATAATGCCGTTCCTTTGGAAGCTTGTAAAGCGCTTAGTGAATTTATGCTTCAATTTCAAAAGAACAATCAGTGA
- a CDS encoding DUF420 domain-containing protein, whose amino-acid sequence MTVPLLPTISTFLIVLSAIFVVIGWNLIRKKNIEAHKKMMLAAAVSAILFLIIYMSRSIFVGNTAFGGPDYLKVYYTIFLVFHICLATTGAVLGGITIHAGLKNNLVKHRKMGPTASVIWLFTAITGVAVYLLLYVFYESGETTSVFKAIFGL is encoded by the coding sequence ATGACTGTGCCATTACTGCCTACAATCAGTACATTTTTAATTGTCCTATCGGCTATTTTTGTAGTCATTGGCTGGAATCTTATTCGAAAAAAGAACATTGAAGCACATAAAAAAATGATGTTGGCAGCAGCTGTTTCAGCGATTCTTTTTTTGATTATTTATATGTCAAGAAGCATTTTTGTAGGTAATACGGCATTTGGTGGTCCAGATTATTTGAAGGTGTATTATACGATTTTCCTCGTTTTTCATATCTGTCTTGCGACGACAGGTGCAGTACTTGGAGGAATAACAATTCACGCAGGATTGAAGAATAACTTGGTCAAACACCGGAAAATGGGTCCTACAGCAAGTGTTATTTGGTTGTTTACAGCGATTACGGGTGTTGCTGTCTATTTGTTACTTTATGTTTTTTATGAGAGTGGAGAGACGACATCAGTCTTTAAGGCCATCTTTGGACTGTAA
- the ctaG gene encoding cytochrome c oxidase assembly factor CtaG, which translates to MMPLSIFGFRALWSPWFLLIILIGIALYIFLATKMRHRFEGTESLTRKQFLLFLLSMVLLYAVKGSPVDLMGHILFTMHMVQMALLLLLVAPLLIIGIPNWMWKKVFDIKILARIIGVLTKPVISLIIFIGMFSIYHIPIILDSVKLSAPLHTIFTITLFLAAMLFWWPVINTLEGQPKLHGLKKIGYIILSAIFITPACSLIIFVDVPVYETYQSGEAWLKAMALCVPAGTLAGLSGLGISGPELFTNMETLTDQQLGGILMKVIQEIVYVFVIGSVFIKWYKEEQDNAEEITKKALVDLEQQRLALQEHQL; encoded by the coding sequence ATGATGCCTCTAAGCATATTTGGATTTCGTGCATTATGGAGTCCATGGTTTTTACTAATAATACTAATCGGCATCGCGTTGTATATATTTCTTGCAACAAAGATGCGTCATCGATTTGAAGGAACTGAATCACTCACACGTAAGCAATTCCTGTTGTTTTTATTGTCAATGGTTTTACTATATGCGGTAAAGGGATCACCTGTCGATTTAATGGGCCATATTTTATTTACAATGCATATGGTGCAAATGGCGTTATTATTACTTCTAGTAGCTCCGTTACTAATTATCGGGATTCCTAACTGGATGTGGAAAAAAGTTTTTGATATAAAAATACTTGCTCGTATTATTGGTGTGCTGACAAAACCAGTTATTAGCCTAATTATATTTATCGGAATGTTTTCGATTTATCATATCCCCATTATTTTGGATAGTGTAAAACTGAGCGCACCATTGCATACTATTTTTACGATTACGTTATTTTTAGCAGCGATGTTGTTTTGGTGGCCCGTTATTAATACGTTAGAGGGACAACCAAAGCTTCATGGACTGAAAAAAATTGGTTATATTATTTTAAGTGCTATTTTTATCACGCCAGCCTGTTCACTGATTATTTTTGTTGATGTTCCAGTCTATGAAACGTATCAGAGTGGGGAAGCATGGCTGAAAGCAATGGCATTATGTGTGCCTGCTGGTACGCTGGCAGGGTTATCTGGATTGGGAATTTCAGGACCTGAATTGTTTACGAATATGGAGACATTGACGGATCAGCAACTAGGTGGAATTCTTATGAAAGTCATACAAGAAATTGTTTATGTTTTTGTTATCGGTAGTGTTTTTATAAAATGGTATAAGGAAGAACAAGATAACGCAGAAGAAATTACAAAAAAAGCTCTAGTAGATCTAGAGCAGCAAAGATTAGCGTTGCAAGAACACCAATTGTAA